The region AGGCTACGCATTCCAGTTACGTGCAGGTGGCGGCGGATTTGGGGATTTACGGATTGTTTCTCTATTTAGCGGCACAGTTGGTGGCGCTGCGCACCCTTTTGGTGCTGCGACCGCGAGACGAAGAGCAGGAGCGATGTCGACGTGCGTTGATTTTGCTGATTGCAGCCAATATGATCTCAGGCTGGATGATCAATCGGCAATATCACACGGAATATTTTTTGATGATTGCCGTCGCTGCGGCGATACATCGGCTCACAGTAGCAGAAGAGCTGACCAAGGCCGAAGAGGCCAAAGCTGAGGCTGCCAGGCTAGAAGAGGCAAAATTCTTGGATAAGGCACCAGTCGCCCAGTTAACGCCGGTTCTTATATTTCAGGCGAGCGGGCCTGGGCTGGTCAAATCGGATTCAGTCCCTCAGATTAAGAAGTTTTGGAATCGTTTTGGGTGGTTGGACCTCATGGTCGCGGGTAGTGCAACTTGGCTTACCATCTGGATCTGGGACTACATCATGGCAAACCTATAGGGTTCTCTTATTCGGAGGGAGCGGGGATACCCTGGCGTATTTGCTCGGACGCAGTGACAAATAGAAGGTGTTTGTCGTTGCGAATTGGAGACTAGAGGCGACACTCCCACGGATTTCCAGTTGAAATAATGAAAGTTTCTCATCATAGAAAAACGAAAACCAGGTAAGAATTTTACTGCTGAATTTATGAGAGATGTCCTGATGCGATTTATCGAGGCGAATGCGATCAATGATCATCCTATGATCTACTGGGGAATTGGAACAGTCTGGGCGCTCATGCTTTTTGCCACGTTCTTCAGTATCCGCAGTCAAGCCTCCAGTTTGTGGGTTCGATTTATTTGGCTGCTGTTAGTGGTGGCGCTGCCGGGAATTGGGTTGTTGTTGTATTTGTTGTGGTGCCTCACCCGGTTCGACTATTCATTTTTGAAATTTGTCGTGGGTCCTCCAAGAACAGTTTCCTCCAAGGGCAAGGGTGCAGGAGCTTGAATGCGAGAAATTGAAGTCAACACAAATTTCATTGAGATAGACGAGACTAGTTTATGGATACGACTAAGAAAAAATTTGATTTTGCGGCAGCGGTTGGAAATGCCCTCTCGTATGCCCAGCATGGTCGACTGATGGTGATCATGGCATGTTTGGGGGTGTTGGCAGGACTTTGTTACTTCGTCTACACGACGCCCCTCTATTCTTCCAATGCGGTCATCTATTTCAGGGTGTTCGGATCACCATTGAGCGACAAGGGGATGGGGGATTCGGCTGGAAGCCAGACGTCAGCGCTGAAGTATTTGCCTTGGGAGCTGGCCTCCGACAGCAATGTTCTGGCTGCCGCGAAGGAGCTGGGAATTGTTGGGCCCTCGGCATCGTTTGAGGCGGTGAAGTCGAAGCAGTTGAGGGTGCGTGCGAGCACGATGAACTGGAGTCATTTGCAAATTTCTGTGATGAGTCCGGATCCGGCAGTGGTGAGAGTGTTTGCGAAGAAGTTGATTGAAGTTTACCGGGCACAAAGGGAGGAGGCTTGGGCGAAATACCGCAACGAGGCACTCATTCGTTATGCGAGGGAGGTGGACACGCTCGAGGGGTTGGCCGTGGACAGCTACAAGGATTTGTCCAAGCTTGAGAGGGAGAGCAGGATGACTGAGGTGAAAATCGAGCAGTCACGGCTTTTTATGGTTCCTGCGGAGTTGATCATGACCAAAGAAGTGGTTCGTCGGATGGAGGAAGTGCGGTTAAGTCTGGATCAACGTGGAACTTTAGGAACCGCGCCGGAGAAACTGACTGCGGAGCAGATTTTCGCGGAACTGTCGATGTTGACGGCATTTGAGAAAGAGCGTGAGCTAAGGGTGGGGGATCTATTGCGTCGGCAGTCGCAACAGGGAATGGTGGACAAACCGGAAGGAGCTCCGGCGCAGCCTGTGCCTGCGTCATTTGTCGTGCAGCCGAACATGGTGGAGGGATTGCGACCCTGGCAAGATTTGGAGAAAAAGCGTCGTGTGATTGAGGAGGAGCTGATGGAGGCGAACAAACGATACTTGCCAGCACATGCAATCGTGAAAGGATTGGAAGAGGATCTCGCCAACAACACCCGTGCTTTGGCTGCTGAGTTAGAAGTGATGCGCCGGCGCTTCGAGCTTGATTTTCAACAGCAAACCCAAAAAATTGCCACTCTTGAAAAGCGGTTGCCCGAGTATTATCAGACCAACGAAGAGGCAGGGCTGGCCGGTGAGCAGTATATGAGCGCTTCGCAGGGCCGGGCGATGTGGGGCAGGGCGCGGGACAAATTGTCGGACAAGTTGTCGATGATCTCGTTTACTCAGGATCTCGATTGGGTGGAGATGCATTTTAAGGAATTTGTGAACTTGCGGGATGTGGAACCGACTTCGCCGAACAAAATGAAGCTGTTGATGATCTCCCTGATGCTGGCTATCGGGGGGGCGATTGGCGCGCCGACTTTGGTGAATCTGATGCACACTGGGGTTGAGACCTTGCAGCAGTTGGAAAATGTGACTGGTCTGACTGCCGTTGGAGTGATCCCTCGAACCACCAAAGAGGTATTAGAGGACATTGCGAGGTCTCCCTCCATCGGCGCGAAATCCCCCAACCATTTGTTGGAGAGTTTCCGGCTGATTCGTAGCCACATCCTTTTGCATCCCAATTCAAAAGGCAAATCACAGGTGATCATGGTTACCAGTGCCAGACCTTCTGAGGGGAAAACGAGTCAAGCGGCGAACCTCGCCTGGGCTTTTCAGTCCATGGGTTCACGCACGCTGTTGATTGATTGTGACTTGCGACGCGGACGTGTGCATCAGGTTTTGGATGTGGCAAATGACATTGGAATCACGCAGCTTCTTTTAAATCGGTTTCCGGTTCAGGAAGCCGTGCTCAAAACGTCCAACCCTCTCCTGGATGTGATTCCTCGGGGTCCGATCATCACAGGAACGACTGAGCTGCTTTGCCAAAAAGGATTTGTCGATCTGGTGGAGCGGTTCCGGGGTGAATACGATCAAATCGTAATCGATACCCCGCCGGTATTGGGATTGAGCGAGACGGCTGCGCTTCGTATTGTTGTTGACGGGGTGATCATGGTGGTGCGTGCTGAGAAAACTACCCGGAGGGACGTGTCGGATGCGGTGGCACTGCTGAGAAAGACCGATGCGCATTTCTTCGGCATGGTGTTGAATGATCTCGACTTGAACAAGGCAAAGAACTACTACAACTACTACTATTACTCGGCTTCTTACTACGAAGATCTGGAGGGTGTGGGGGCTGGCGGAAAAGCCGTCGTGTAAGCCGGTGAAGCTAGCCTGGCTTTTGAACTATTTCTCGGGTTGAAAGGCTTTAAGAAATATTCTTGCGAATGATTATTTGAGGGGAGGCTTGACTTTGATGTCGCATGCAGTAAAAAGATGACTTAGAGGCCGTTAGAAAGGATCACTAATAATGAATAGCGTAGAACTTAAAACTTGTTTGGCTGCCGTTGCGGCGATGGCTGTGGGGCTTTTGCTGACCGGCTGCAGTTCTTCCCCCTACTACGGTGGTCACGGAACGCCTGTTCGAGCCAAAGCCACCTATGTCCCGCCCGAAGTTCAAAGAACAGAGCCTTATTTGCCCCTGTTCTGATTTCGCCTTGAGTTGTGATTGAGTATTAGCTGATCTTATCCAACTTATTAAAGTTCTTATAGGGCTGGGTGATTGATGCCTGCTCAGGTAGATCCTCTCGCAATTAATGCGCAGTTGTTAAGACCTTTTGACTTACAGTGGAAGATAGTAAATGTGGAACCCGGTATCCTGCACTGTTGAAAAGCAAAACTTTCTAGACGGGCAAAGAATTTTATTGCATCTAATCATTGATGAAGTATTAAGGCGGGGCTAATTCAAAGGCAGAGCCCGTAAGGGCACATCTTAAGAAGTTTTCCGCTATGAATCTGGAATTAATCAACAAAGGCCTGCAACGAGCGGTAATGATGTCGAGTGTCGCCTGGATGGTTGCCGGGGTGCAGAATGCCCGGTCTCAAGAGATTCTGCCTTCGAATGATTCTGGCGAGTTGGTTCTGGTGGCCAAAGGGGAATCCACTCACGAGAACACGTTGGTGGGGCAGGCGGAGGGATTTTTTCCGACTCAAGACGATCTTTTGTATCTCGCTGATCGTGATTATCCCAGGGGGATGAATTCACACCAGGGACCGGATGCCGAGTTGCAGGGAGCTACAGGGATATTTCCGTATGATCGGCAAGACAATTCGATCTATAGTCAACATAGGAATATCCTTGCGCCAGTGGATCGTTTTTTGGGATTTTTTGGTCCTCAAGATACATTGGTGATTGAATCCAGCCGTTTGCAAGGCGCATCCATAGCGTTAGATGGGGAAATTCCCCCGCTGATCACCAGAACTTTCGAACCGGAAATGGCGCATGTGAAACTTGGCCCGCTCTACTTTGACCTTCTATGGATTGGGGCGGGTGCGATTTGGACGGATTACAGCCCTTACGGTTCCGCCCAGAAGCTCGACACGGATGATACCGCTGCCTACATCGATTTTGCCATTCGTGGCTATTTGCGGATCACTGAAACATTCTACATTTCCGCGTTGGGAAATTTCATTTATCTGCCACTGGAGAATGAGTTGGGATTTGGAACCTCGCTCGATGGTGGTGGTGGTCCGGTGTTCACTCTAAATATGCATTGGCAGGGACAGGCGGGATCGTGGGAATTTCTCTTGCTTGACACCTTTGCTGTGCATCCAGGTTTGAATTACGACTTGGGTCTGGATGACGGTCAAGATGGTGTCGATTTTGCTGGGCGGTATTCGTTCGGTTTCTACAGCCCGGAGCGAAGTTCCAGATTTGATGTGCGCAGCGATGACGCCTGGATCTCCAATCAGATATTAGGCCGCGCATCCAGTTTGGTTTTTACGGAGGACTGGAGGCTGTCTTTGCAGGCTGATCATACGGATTTTTGGAGGACCTTCAGCTTTGAAGATCACGCTTACCGAGATCACTTCGGTGCCTTGCTTGGATACGAAGGAAACGTCATTCCATTTGCGCCTGTGCTCACGTATGATGCGTCCACCAGCGATCATGAAACCTATAGACATGAGGTGATGCTCGGATTTAGGGGGCGAATTACCGAAAATATTAACACCGCATTTGGCGGAGGATATCTTTGGGAGACGGGGGATGAAGCAGAAAATGAAAGTTGGTTGTGGTATGTCAGTCTGAACCATACGATTTCGGAGGGGATTGCACACGGAGTTTCGTTTGGGCAGAATATTTTTGAGGATGCCTTTTCACCCGAGACGGTCTACGCAACCTACGCCCGCTATTACATCGCCCTCAAGATCACGCACCAGTTGTCGCTGACCGGGGTTGCCCAGTGGGAGCAGTCTGAACGATTGGAGCGACGCTCGGGAGACCGGTTCAATGTTGAAGAATACGATCGATACAGCTACGGTGCCTATCTTAGCTATCGACCTTTGGGTTACACTAACATCACCGCCTCTGCGGTTTACGAAACTAACGAAGTCGCCGATGGCGTGCAAGATACTGAGCGTTGGCTGTATCGACTGAATGTGATTCAACGGTTGACGTCTCGATTGACGTTAGAGGGATACTATCAATATGAGGACGCCGAGTTTGAAGGCGGTGGGTTTGATGAGCACCTCGTCGGGTTAAGTATTAGGCGTTATTTCTAACCGAATTGTTTCCTTCCCAACTTAAATCCCA is a window of Phragmitibacter flavus DNA encoding:
- a CDS encoding PLDc N-terminal domain-containing protein, whose amino-acid sequence is MRFIEANAINDHPMIYWGIGTVWALMLFATFFSIRSQASSLWVRFIWLLLVVALPGIGLLLYLLWCLTRFDYSFLKFVVGPPRTVSSKGKGAGA
- a CDS encoding polysaccharide biosynthesis tyrosine autokinase gives rise to the protein MDTTKKKFDFAAAVGNALSYAQHGRLMVIMACLGVLAGLCYFVYTTPLYSSNAVIYFRVFGSPLSDKGMGDSAGSQTSALKYLPWELASDSNVLAAAKELGIVGPSASFEAVKSKQLRVRASTMNWSHLQISVMSPDPAVVRVFAKKLIEVYRAQREEAWAKYRNEALIRYAREVDTLEGLAVDSYKDLSKLERESRMTEVKIEQSRLFMVPAELIMTKEVVRRMEEVRLSLDQRGTLGTAPEKLTAEQIFAELSMLTAFEKERELRVGDLLRRQSQQGMVDKPEGAPAQPVPASFVVQPNMVEGLRPWQDLEKKRRVIEEELMEANKRYLPAHAIVKGLEEDLANNTRALAAELEVMRRRFELDFQQQTQKIATLEKRLPEYYQTNEEAGLAGEQYMSASQGRAMWGRARDKLSDKLSMISFTQDLDWVEMHFKEFVNLRDVEPTSPNKMKLLMISLMLAIGGAIGAPTLVNLMHTGVETLQQLENVTGLTAVGVIPRTTKEVLEDIARSPSIGAKSPNHLLESFRLIRSHILLHPNSKGKSQVIMVTSARPSEGKTSQAANLAWAFQSMGSRTLLIDCDLRRGRVHQVLDVANDIGITQLLLNRFPVQEAVLKTSNPLLDVIPRGPIITGTTELLCQKGFVDLVERFRGEYDQIVIDTPPVLGLSETAALRIVVDGVIMVVRAEKTTRRDVSDAVALLRKTDAHFFGMVLNDLDLNKAKNYYNYYYYSASYYEDLEGVGAGGKAVV